In a genomic window of Occallatibacter riparius:
- a CDS encoding DsbA family protein: MVYKKSLPLRLSLAVLLMALGITALAAQSGRQPTSVKDASALHPPAGANVAIVEFSDLECPACARANPYLMQAAAQYKIPWVRHDLLIPSHPWSPTAAVNARWFDEKGNGLGDAYRNAVFANQSSIYNVNVLATFTQKFAQSHGVAMPFAVDPQGKLMAAVKADTDLGMRTGVTVTPTVFVVTAHSKGAPYIEVLNPETDLFRTIDQALADTKQPAGAARHK, from the coding sequence ATGGTTTACAAGAAGAGCTTGCCCCTTCGTCTCAGTCTTGCGGTGTTGTTGATGGCGCTGGGCATAACGGCGCTGGCGGCGCAGTCAGGCCGGCAACCGACCAGCGTGAAGGACGCCTCGGCATTGCATCCGCCGGCGGGCGCGAACGTTGCAATTGTGGAGTTCAGCGACCTGGAGTGTCCGGCGTGCGCGCGGGCCAATCCTTACCTGATGCAGGCGGCCGCGCAATACAAGATTCCGTGGGTGCGGCACGATCTGCTCATTCCGAGCCATCCCTGGAGCCCGACGGCGGCAGTGAACGCCCGCTGGTTCGATGAGAAGGGTAACGGGCTGGGCGATGCCTATCGCAATGCCGTGTTTGCGAACCAGTCGTCGATCTACAACGTGAATGTGCTGGCCACTTTCACGCAGAAATTTGCGCAGAGCCATGGGGTGGCGATGCCGTTTGCGGTGGATCCGCAGGGCAAGCTGATGGCTGCTGTGAAAGCGGACACGGACCTGGGCATGCGCACCGGAGTGACGGTGACGCCGACGGTGTTCGTGGTGACGGCGCACTCGAAGGGTGCACCGTATATCGAAGTGCTGAATCCCGAGACGGATCTGTTCAGGACGATCGACCAGGCGCTGGCGGATACGAAGCAGCCGGCTGGAGCGGCGCGGCATAAGTAG
- a CDS encoding DUF1349 domain-containing protein has protein sequence MKALALLLALAAAASAQSQKGLFTGSTDIGKTEPGNDRYDPVTRSYYLTGGGADMWSTSDDFHLTWIRLSGDITITADIYPGEIGSTPLAKAVLIVRQSLAPDSAYADVAIHRDGHVALQWRENSGGLTRDSTAPRRFFNTLRLERKGDIFTAYAQGPKGRFDHPFASYRVPMTAEVYVGLGFCAHDEDGLATATFTNVKIDQPH, from the coding sequence ATGAAAGCCCTAGCTCTGCTCCTTGCTCTAGCCGCGGCCGCCTCCGCTCAATCGCAGAAAGGCCTCTTCACCGGCTCCACCGACATCGGCAAAACGGAGCCCGGCAACGACCGGTATGACCCGGTCACCAGGTCGTATTACCTCACCGGCGGCGGCGCCGATATGTGGTCTACTTCCGATGACTTCCACCTCACCTGGATCAGGCTGTCGGGCGACATCACCATCACTGCCGACATCTACCCCGGCGAGATCGGATCGACACCACTGGCCAAAGCCGTACTGATCGTCCGCCAGTCCCTCGCCCCGGATTCCGCCTATGCCGACGTGGCCATCCACCGTGATGGCCACGTGGCGCTCCAGTGGCGTGAGAACTCAGGCGGCCTCACCCGCGATTCGACCGCTCCCAGGCGCTTTTTCAATACCCTCCGCCTGGAGCGCAAAGGCGACATCTTCACCGCCTACGCACAAGGGCCGAAGGGCAGGTTCGACCACCCCTTCGCCAGCTACCGGGTACCAATGACGGCCGAAGTTTACGTGGGCCTTGGGTTCTGCGCACACGATGAGGACGGCCTCGCCACCGCCACCTTCACCAACGTAAAAATCGACCAGCCGCATTAA
- a CDS encoding vitamin K epoxide reductase family protein has protein sequence MRYIITVLALAGLVVSYLALRVHYSNDVEPCDINAHWDCGVVNHSPFAMIGPVPVAAIGMAGYVLLGVLAMMRLRALLLAGTLIGLGFALYLTYIEKFVLMVYCLYCVISQGLILILTLLSAGWLWSARRAAPQA, from the coding sequence ATGCGATACATAATTACGGTGCTTGCTTTGGCGGGACTGGTCGTATCGTACCTGGCCCTGCGCGTCCACTATTCCAACGACGTCGAACCCTGCGACATCAATGCTCACTGGGACTGCGGCGTAGTGAATCACAGCCCCTTCGCCATGATCGGTCCCGTGCCGGTCGCCGCCATCGGCATGGCCGGCTACGTCCTTCTCGGTGTCCTGGCCATGATGCGTTTGCGCGCCCTGCTACTGGCCGGTACCCTTATCGGCCTGGGCTTCGCCCTCTACCTCACCTACATCGAGAAGTTCGTGTTGATGGTCTACTGCCTCTACTGCGTCATTTCGCAGGGCCTCATCCTGATCCTCACCCTGCTGTCTGCTGGATGGCTCTGGTCCGCGCGGCGCGCGGCACCTCAAGCCTGA
- a CDS encoding thiolase family protein, producing MPEAVVVSAVRTPVGRAPKGTLATTRPDDLAAVALSAALERAPGLDKAEVEDVILGCAQPEGEAGFNMARFAALRAGLPIEVPGVTVNRLCSSGLEAIALADMRIRAGGDKVVLAGGAESMSMIPMGGAKPSPNPWLAENYPASLLTMGLTAERVAKHYNVSREDQDAFALRSHQKAVAAQEAGRFADEIVPVPVTIASPTEKAGKPRVEEKMFAADEGPRADTSAEALARLKPVFHAQGTVTAGNSSQTSDGAAAVVLMESVRAKELGLKPRARLVSYAATGCLPEEMGVGPIYAIPKALKMAGLKLEDIDLIELNEAFAAQSLAVIRTLGIDPERVNVNGGAIALGHPLGCTGAKLTATLLAEMERRAARYGMVTMCVGGGMGAAGIFERLS from the coding sequence ATGCCCGAAGCTGTTGTTGTCAGTGCGGTTCGAACTCCGGTGGGCCGCGCGCCTAAAGGGACTCTTGCTACTACTCGGCCCGACGATCTGGCGGCAGTTGCGTTGAGCGCGGCGTTGGAGAGGGCTCCGGGGCTGGATAAGGCCGAGGTGGAGGACGTCATTCTGGGCTGCGCACAGCCGGAGGGCGAGGCAGGCTTCAACATGGCGCGGTTTGCGGCGCTGAGGGCGGGGCTGCCGATCGAGGTGCCGGGCGTGACGGTGAACCGGCTGTGCTCGTCGGGGCTGGAGGCGATTGCGCTGGCGGATATGCGGATCCGCGCGGGGGGCGACAAGGTGGTGCTGGCGGGCGGCGCGGAGTCGATGTCGATGATTCCGATGGGCGGCGCGAAGCCGAGCCCGAATCCATGGCTGGCGGAGAATTATCCGGCGTCGCTGCTGACGATGGGGTTGACGGCGGAGCGGGTGGCGAAGCACTACAACGTGAGCCGCGAGGACCAGGATGCGTTCGCGCTGCGGAGCCATCAGAAGGCGGTGGCGGCGCAGGAGGCGGGCAGGTTCGCCGATGAGATTGTGCCGGTGCCGGTGACGATCGCTAGTCCGACGGAGAAGGCGGGCAAGCCGCGCGTGGAAGAGAAGATGTTTGCGGCCGATGAGGGGCCGCGGGCGGATACGTCGGCGGAGGCGCTGGCCAGGCTGAAGCCGGTGTTTCATGCGCAGGGGACGGTGACGGCGGGGAATTCGTCGCAGACTTCGGATGGAGCGGCGGCGGTGGTGCTGATGGAGTCCGTGCGAGCGAAGGAACTGGGACTGAAGCCGAGGGCGCGGCTGGTTTCGTATGCGGCAACGGGGTGCCTACCGGAAGAGATGGGCGTGGGGCCGATTTATGCGATTCCCAAGGCGCTGAAGATGGCGGGGCTGAAGCTTGAGGATATCGACCTGATTGAGCTGAACGAGGCGTTTGCGGCGCAGTCGCTGGCGGTGATTCGGACGCTTGGGATCGATCCGGAGCGGGTGAATGTGAATGGCGGTGCGATTGCGCTGGGGCATCCGCTGGGGTGCACGGGCGCGAAGCTGACGGCGACACTGCTGGCGGAGATGGAGCGGCGCGCGGCGCGCTACGGGATGGTGACAATGTGCGTTGGCGGCGGCATGGGGGCCGCGGGGATTTTTGAAAGACTAAGTTGA
- the rpsT gene encoding 30S ribosomal protein S20: MANHVSSLKRARQTEKRTAVNRANRSRVRTSLRSLREALTKGDAKAAQEQYRETVSTLDKSVQKGVFHKNTVSRYKARLNARVKALATA; encoded by the coding sequence ATGGCAAATCACGTCTCTTCGCTCAAGCGCGCCCGTCAGACCGAGAAGCGCACCGCCGTCAACCGCGCCAACCGCAGCCGCGTGCGCACCAGCCTGCGCTCCCTCCGCGAGGCGCTGACCAAGGGCGATGCCAAGGCCGCGCAGGAGCAGTACCGCGAGACCGTCTCCACTCTCGACAAGAGCGTCCAGAAGGGCGTGTTCCACAAGAACACTGTCTCCCGCTACAAGGCCCGCCTCAACGCCCGCGTCAAGGCCCTGGCTACCGCCTAA
- a CDS encoding cytochrome c oxidase assembly factor 1 family protein, whose product MPTANITPQKSWIQRHWKWILPVCLALAGIFFPIAYLMHNSEARQLAILRADASPTLAARLGHPLKYGWFSEGEISVNEAAGHAELTFSVSGPKGKGNLYVEAHKRARFWELDSLDFGDGQEADTLDLLREPTSGSAPHN is encoded by the coding sequence ATGCCAACAGCGAACATCACCCCGCAAAAGAGCTGGATCCAGAGACATTGGAAATGGATCCTGCCCGTATGCCTTGCCTTGGCCGGCATCTTCTTCCCGATCGCGTACCTCATGCACAACAGCGAGGCTCGCCAGCTGGCCATCCTCCGCGCGGATGCCAGCCCGACCCTCGCCGCGCGGCTCGGCCACCCCTTGAAGTACGGCTGGTTCTCCGAGGGCGAAATCTCAGTGAATGAAGCAGCCGGCCACGCCGAACTGACGTTCTCCGTCTCAGGCCCCAAGGGCAAAGGGAACCTCTACGTTGAAGCGCACAAACGGGCAAGGTTCTGGGAGCTGGACTCGCTCGACTTCGGAGACGGCCAAGAGGCCGATACCCTCGACCTCCTCCGCGAGCCCACTTCGGGCTCCGCCCCGCACAACTGA